The Sphingobacterium bambusae genome includes a window with the following:
- a CDS encoding prolyl oligopeptidase family serine peptidase: MKINFIHILFLGTLASFSAYAQKGDSLIQVTDLTRIQQISSVHVKPNGEELAYAVRAVAADTSKQGGYRYKTTWFVKSLLSDKPAERIDEKRQISQVLYGADGRRWTVGKDDKKQNQLFTYPDDGTAAVQVTDLAKGLGQVRFSPDGSKVLLSQTFTLRELLADSTFNPEGLLPDWSVEKPGDDARTSLRRNTAKPNADGNRDEVRAYLLRNEEKGIAMLTNKLQFQTENSTTGELRFTHWYLLDLAKGQKPVAVSKGFRTYSGAEFLTEQKLLFTVESDSTAHPDRVSSTNIFLWDRSTNETRRLVGDGIHRYQVAAVSPSGQYIAVSKGKQNSLTIGELILYDSKQWQAQPIVFDRALSQVQFAPDGKFLYFIAASHGGRAVYRFGIRSAKATELTSEDVGIGDYWVGAGKTIFSKTTFSNPAELYVGNLDFQKEKALTDLHASWLSGRDVGIPEKHTLRNELGLEVDYWLLKPAGYEAGKQYPLLVEIHGGPASMFGPADASMWHEYQYFRSRGYAVLFSNPRGSSGYGEAFLKANFKDWGAGPARDVLEAVDRSVATGWIDSTQLYVTGGSYGAYLTTWLLAHDQRFRAASSQRGVYDLYVFFGSGNVWPMLKRYFGGFPWEEGMAELLHKQSPTTYVQQIKTPLLIFHGEQDNRTGPVQSDFLYKQLKVLERPVEYVRHPGADHEITRSGDAAQRIDQLLRTYEFFDRYRKR, encoded by the coding sequence ATGAAGATAAACTTTATCCACATACTTTTTTTAGGAACGCTGGCCAGCTTTTCGGCTTATGCCCAAAAAGGGGATAGCCTCATTCAAGTGACGGATCTCACGCGGATTCAGCAAATCAGCAGTGTGCACGTGAAACCAAACGGGGAGGAGCTTGCCTACGCTGTTCGCGCAGTAGCCGCCGATACCAGTAAGCAAGGCGGGTATCGGTACAAGACAACTTGGTTTGTAAAGAGCCTCCTTTCTGATAAGCCCGCCGAGCGTATCGACGAGAAAAGGCAGATCAGTCAGGTACTGTATGGCGCGGACGGACGCCGATGGACGGTAGGAAAAGACGATAAAAAGCAGAACCAATTGTTTACCTACCCAGATGACGGGACAGCCGCGGTGCAGGTGACCGATTTGGCAAAAGGCTTAGGACAGGTTCGCTTTAGTCCGGATGGATCAAAAGTGTTGTTGTCGCAGACCTTCACCCTTCGCGAGTTGTTGGCCGACAGCACGTTCAATCCGGAAGGATTGTTGCCCGATTGGTCTGTAGAAAAACCGGGAGACGATGCGCGGACCTCCTTGCGCCGAAATACGGCGAAGCCCAATGCCGATGGCAACCGCGACGAAGTAAGGGCCTATCTTTTGCGAAATGAAGAAAAGGGTATCGCCATGCTCACCAATAAGCTACAGTTTCAAACGGAAAACTCCACAACGGGCGAGTTGCGTTTTACCCATTGGTATTTGCTGGATCTTGCTAAAGGGCAAAAGCCAGTTGCCGTCAGCAAAGGATTTCGAACCTATTCGGGCGCCGAATTTCTCACGGAACAGAAACTGCTCTTTACCGTAGAAAGTGACAGCACGGCCCATCCCGATCGGGTGTCGTCAACCAATATTTTCCTATGGGATCGGTCTACCAATGAAACACGACGTCTAGTAGGGGATGGCATACACCGCTATCAAGTAGCAGCCGTATCCCCATCAGGGCAATATATCGCCGTTTCGAAAGGAAAACAAAACTCCTTAACCATAGGAGAATTGATCCTTTATGACAGTAAACAATGGCAGGCGCAGCCCATCGTGTTTGATAGGGCGCTTAGTCAAGTGCAGTTTGCGCCCGATGGAAAATTCCTCTATTTTATCGCTGCAAGCCATGGCGGGCGAGCAGTATATCGCTTTGGGATTCGATCCGCAAAAGCCACCGAACTAACATCCGAGGATGTCGGTATTGGCGATTATTGGGTTGGCGCAGGAAAAACAATTTTTAGCAAGACGACTTTCAGCAATCCCGCTGAACTGTATGTGGGCAACCTAGATTTTCAAAAAGAGAAAGCGTTAACCGACCTGCATGCGTCTTGGCTATCCGGCCGAGATGTGGGCATACCCGAAAAACATACCTTACGCAATGAGCTGGGCTTGGAGGTCGACTATTGGCTTTTAAAGCCTGCCGGCTATGAAGCAGGTAAACAGTACCCATTGCTGGTCGAGATCCATGGTGGCCCTGCCTCCATGTTTGGCCCCGCCGATGCGAGTATGTGGCATGAATACCAATACTTTCGATCGCGCGGTTATGCCGTGCTCTTTAGCAACCCACGTGGATCCAGCGGATATGGGGAAGCATTTTTAAAGGCCAATTTCAAAGACTGGGGGGCTGGCCCTGCGCGGGATGTGCTGGAGGCGGTAGATCGCAGTGTAGCAACCGGCTGGATAGACAGCACGCAGCTATATGTCACGGGAGGCTCCTATGGTGCATATCTTACCACTTGGCTCCTGGCGCACGACCAACGCTTTCGCGCCGCGTCTAGCCAACGAGGGGTCTATGATTTGTATGTGTTTTTTGGAAGCGGCAACGTATGGCCCATGCTGAAACGCTATTTTGGCGGATTTCCTTGGGAAGAGGGGATGGCCGAACTGCTGCATAAGCAATCGCCTACCACCTATGTGCAACAGATCAAAACGCCCTTGCTCATCTTTCATGGCGAGCAGGATAATAGAACTGGGCCTGTGCAAAGTGACTTTCTTTATAAACAGTTGAAGGTGCTAGAGCGACCGGTGGAATATGTGCGGCATCCGGGTGCCGATCATGAAATCACACGATCTGGCGATGCGGCGCAGCGCATTGATCAGCTGCTGCGTACCTATGAATTCTTTGATCGTTACCGCAAGAGGTGA
- a CDS encoding redoxin domain-containing protein yields MKRTVTGSFLLLLAGVGLLKAQEQTLSLEGRILTGKTEYIYLHRFENKIFTVIDSAKVKKGKFSFSGKQTLPDLYGLSSSKDEIPYYVFLDEGNNKVDFDLDNKNKGTKVEGSPSQELYQAYKSQDKPAIKEFIQAHPSSIVSSYLLYREWSYRLSPEQLEANLALLSEAQQQSRYSKALREIIAVTRKVAIGKKAPAIEAQDAEGNVQALYNHLGKYTLIDFWASWCPPCRRENPNIVANYAKYKDQGFAIYAVSLDKNKEAWLKGIKDDNLTWTHVSELKYWDSEIAADYAVRAIPANFLVDKQGTIVAKNLRGERLGQVLDSLLNSNRSVAAGLKKDFKGQDPIAYVSTESQAIEKQEKGTFSPDNRVFFTNDYDGARLNAVQKTSDGVYHVLVTPEKTPINQSPWYGFQVWSNKDTLVQIQLDYASGFRHRYNPKVSSDGINWQGLASVQLVEEDGAKSARFSLPVSKGKTWLSAQPNIPTHAVYTWIEQVNKQVPLRKEEAGKTALGKPLYVYGAGNAASKKRLLVMGRQHPPEITGHYAYASFVEYLLSDAADAKAFRDDYYIYFIPVANPDGVDLGHWRTNANGVDLNRDWDAFKQPESRAIRDYIAKEVKDKGRELYFAIDFHSTGSDIFYTIDPNLPTRIAQFVPNWISSLKEVIPGYEPLVKPLYFEGPTYTAYSYFYKNYQAESLVYEIGDDTDRQFITQKANLSAKHLIEKLNESDTID; encoded by the coding sequence ATGAAAAGAACTGTAACCGGAAGCTTCCTGCTATTACTGGCAGGTGTCGGACTTCTAAAAGCGCAAGAGCAAACATTGTCCCTGGAGGGACGTATACTGACGGGAAAAACGGAATACATCTACTTGCATCGCTTTGAAAACAAAATATTCACCGTTATTGATTCGGCGAAGGTGAAAAAAGGAAAATTTTCCTTTTCAGGCAAGCAAACGTTACCGGATCTCTACGGATTGTCGAGCAGTAAAGATGAAATTCCATACTATGTTTTCTTAGATGAAGGAAACAATAAGGTTGATTTTGATCTGGACAATAAAAATAAAGGAACAAAGGTGGAGGGTTCGCCCAGCCAAGAACTGTATCAGGCCTACAAAAGTCAAGATAAACCTGCAATTAAGGAGTTTATTCAGGCGCATCCAAGCTCGATCGTGTCCAGCTATCTGCTCTATCGGGAATGGTCCTACAGGCTTTCGCCCGAGCAGCTAGAAGCCAATTTGGCGCTTCTCTCCGAGGCGCAGCAACAGTCGCGCTACAGTAAAGCGCTGCGCGAGATTATCGCCGTGACAAGAAAGGTCGCTATCGGCAAAAAAGCGCCGGCTATAGAAGCGCAAGATGCCGAAGGCAACGTACAGGCGCTGTACAATCATCTGGGGAAATACACCCTGATTGATTTTTGGGCATCATGGTGTCCTCCTTGTCGGCGGGAGAATCCCAATATTGTTGCCAATTATGCCAAATACAAGGATCAAGGTTTCGCAATCTACGCCGTTTCTTTAGACAAGAACAAGGAGGCTTGGTTAAAGGGAATCAAAGATGACAACCTGACCTGGACACATGTTTCCGAATTGAAATATTGGGATAGCGAAATTGCGGCAGATTATGCCGTCCGGGCGATACCGGCCAATTTTCTTGTAGACAAACAAGGAACAATAGTCGCTAAAAACCTGCGCGGTGAACGTTTGGGGCAGGTCTTGGATAGTCTTTTAAACAGCAACAGAAGCGTTGCTGCTGGCTTAAAGAAAGATTTTAAAGGACAAGATCCCATCGCTTACGTGTCTACCGAATCCCAAGCCATTGAAAAGCAGGAAAAGGGAACGTTTTCTCCCGACAATCGCGTGTTTTTCACCAACGACTATGATGGTGCACGGCTAAATGCCGTTCAGAAAACAAGCGATGGTGTATACCATGTCTTGGTGACACCAGAGAAAACACCGATAAACCAAAGTCCTTGGTATGGTTTTCAGGTATGGTCCAATAAAGATACGCTGGTACAGATACAGCTGGACTATGCTAGCGGATTTAGACATCGGTATAATCCGAAAGTTAGTTCAGATGGAATAAACTGGCAGGGCCTAGCATCCGTGCAGCTTGTGGAAGAGGATGGTGCAAAATCGGCGCGGTTTAGCCTGCCGGTTTCCAAAGGAAAAACCTGGCTGTCTGCGCAGCCCAATATTCCTACCCATGCCGTGTACACGTGGATCGAGCAGGTAAATAAACAGGTGCCCTTACGGAAGGAGGAGGCCGGTAAAACGGCACTGGGAAAACCGCTGTATGTATATGGCGCTGGAAATGCGGCCAGCAAGAAGCGCTTGCTGGTAATGGGGCGGCAACATCCACCCGAGATCACCGGACATTATGCTTACGCCAGTTTTGTGGAATATTTGCTGAGCGATGCCGCCGATGCGAAAGCTTTTCGGGATGATTATTACATCTATTTTATTCCGGTGGCCAACCCTGATGGTGTTGACCTCGGTCATTGGCGGACGAATGCAAATGGCGTCGATCTCAATCGTGATTGGGATGCCTTTAAGCAACCAGAGAGTCGTGCTATCCGCGATTATATTGCGAAAGAAGTCAAGGATAAGGGGCGCGAGCTCTACTTTGCTATCGACTTTCATTCTACGGGCAGCGATATTTTCTATACCATTGATCCCAACTTGCCCACGCGCATCGCACAGTTTGTACCTAACTGGATTTCCAGCTTAAAAGAGGTAATCCCGGGCTATGAGCCCTTGGTCAAGCCGCTCTATTTCGAGGGTCCAACATATACGGCTTATAGCTATTTTTATAAAAACTACCAGGCAGAATCGCTTGTTTATGAAATTGGGGATGATACCGATCGGCAATTCATAACACAGAAAGCCAATTTGTCGGCAAAACACTTGATCGAGAAACTTAACGAAAGCGATACGATAGATTGA